Proteins encoded together in one Impatiens glandulifera chromosome 1, dImpGla2.1, whole genome shotgun sequence window:
- the LOC124911925 gene encoding uncharacterized protein LOC124911925, with product MSILPESAGEEEAAEEEHSTHHPIAPPDESFDISTTVDPGYVISLIRKLLPSDGTVSDISSVSASYDDASTQVTMVDGEDECSILQYHNHDRLMGDDERDGDQQGKEHGSVKEDIWEDCGCILWDLAASQTHAEFMVQNLVLEVLLANLMIPQSVRVKEICLGILGNLACHKVSRERIECTNQLISVIVDQLMILDDAACLCETCRVVTLGLQGSECVSWAEALQPENILSRALWIAENALNPQLLEKILELLLAILESEGKIVPILLPNMIKLGLPSLLLSLLTFEMDRLTRERAPDRYIVLDLILQVIEALYAMDDYTQEVFSNKEFFQQLINLIKLPNKFELASSCVTAAVLFANILTDSAHLVLEISHDMSLLQGLFDIFPISSNDSEARAALWSVVARILVHGNEMDSSELYKYVSVFVDCAEVIEDDLLDARLHTGEANSKFNARRTSMEKIVSILSQWTSLKSFMREDSINSRSVDKLLEYCSKYLRYVGG from the exons ATGTCGATCCTACCGGAATCAGCTGGCGAAGAAGAAGCAGCAGAAGAAGAACACTCCACTCATCACCCCATCGCCCCTCCTGACGAG TCTTTTGACATCTCAACAACAGTCGATCCTGGTTATGTAATATCTTTGATTCGGAAACTTCTACCATCAGATGGTACAGTAAGTGATATATCTTCAGTGAGTGCTTCTTATGATGATGCCTCTACCCAAGTAACAATGGTTGATGGAGAGGATGAATGTTCAATATTGCAATATCATAACCATGATAGACTTATGGGTGATGATGAAAGAGATGGTGATCAACAAGGTAAAGAACATGGGTCAGTAAAGGAAGACATATGGGAAGATTGTGGATGCATATTATGGGACCTAGCTGCTAGCCAGACACATGCCGAATTCATG GTGCAAAACCTAGTCCTTGAGGTGCTGTTGGCTAATCTGATGATACCTCAATCTGTTCGTGTCAAG GAAATTTGCCTTGGAATATTGGGAAACCTTGCTTGCCATAAGGTGTCCAGGGAGCGCATAGAATGTACAAATCAGCTTATTAGTGTAATCGTGGATCAACTAATGATCTTAGATGATGCTGCATGCCTATGTGAAACATGCAG GGTAGTTACTTTGGGTCTTCAAGGTTCTGAATGTGTTTCTTGGGCTGAGGCTTTGCAGCCTGAAAACATTCTGTCACGTGCTTTATGGATTGCTGAAAATGCGTTGAACCCCCAGCTTTTAGAAAAG ATTCTTGAGCTGCTACTAGCTATCTTAGAAAGTGAGGGGAAAATCGTCCCTATTTTACTTCCAAATATGATAAAGTTGGGATTACCAAGTCTTCTTCTGTCGCTTTTGACATTTGAGATGGATAGACTGACAAGAGAAAGAGCACCAGACAG GTACATTGTTCTAGATTTGATTCTTCAAGTAATTGAAGCACTTTATGCCATGGATGACTATACACAAGAAGTGTTTTCTAATAAAGAATTCTTTCAACAACTAATTAATCTGATCAAACTGCCCAACAAATTTGAG CTTGCTAGCTCTTGTGTTACAGCTGCAGTCTTGTTTGCAAATATTCTAACTGATTCAGCTCATTTAGTTTTAGAAATATCCCATG ACATGTCTTTGTTACAGGGTCTGTTTGATATATTTCCCATCTCATCCAACGATAGTGAAGCAAGAGCCGCTCTTTGGAGTGTTGTTGCCAGGATTTTGGTTCACGGAAATGAAATGGATTCATCAGAACTCTATAAATATGTATCAGTTTTTGTGGATTGTGCTGAGGTGATTGAAGACGACCTTCTTGATGCCCGTCTTCATACTGGTGAAgctaattcaaaattcaatgCTAGACGCACCTCC ATGGAGAAAATAGTAAGTATTTTAAGCCAATGGACTTCGTTAAAGAGCTTCATGAGAGAAGACTCAATAAACAGTAGAAGTGTTGATAAATTGTTGGAGTATTGTAGCAAATACCTCAGGTATGTTGGTGGATAA
- the LOC124916566 gene encoding uncharacterized protein LOC124916566, translated as MDYSLAALKLLCVQLKIAKETPSQSSYSLDGILFQRVWLQGIIVSSFDDGNLLIDDGTGLINLALSGNFRTIKWDIGMYVMAVGAYFICEDELPMIKIHKMVDLSPYPDRESIWYLEVMEAHKLFYQAFLEEEEQEQDLEMDC; from the exons atggacTACAGTCTAGCGGCTCTGAAGCTTCTATGCGTGCAGTTAAAGATCGCCAAAGAAACGCCATCGCAGTCCTCATACTCCCTTGACGGCATTCTTTTTCAGCGCGTTTGGTTGCAGGGCATTATTGTTTCTTCCTTCGACGACGGCAATTTACTCATCGACGATGGCACCGGTCTTATCAACCTAGCTCTCTCCGGCAACTTCCGCACCATCAAATGGGACATAG GTATGTATGTGATGGCTGTTGGAGCATATTTTATTTGTGAAGATGAGCTCCCCATGATCAAGATTCATAAAATGGTTGATCTTTCCCCATACCCTGATCGTGAATCAATCTGGTATCTTGAAGTCATGGAAGCTCACAAACTTTTCTACCAAGCTtttcttgaagaagaagaacaagaacaagatcTAGAGATGGACTGTTGA
- the LOC124920261 gene encoding UDP-D-apiose/UDP-D-xylose synthase 2-like — MASAARVDLNGNPIKPMTICMIGAGGFIGSHLCDKLMEETPHKVLAVDVYNDKIKHLLEPTSLPFADRIQFHRINIKNDSRLEGLIKMADLTINLAAICTPADYNTRPLDTIYSNFIDALPVVKYCSENNKRLIHFSTCEVYGKTIGSFLPKDHPLRQDPAYYVLSEDESPCIFGSIEKQRWSYACAKQLIERLIYAEGAENGLEFTIVRPFNWIGPRMDFIPGIDGPSEGVPRVLACFSNNLLRRQPLKLVDGGESQRTFIYIKDAIEVVLLMIENSARANGHIFNVGNPNNEVTVRQLAEMMTQVYSKVSGEDALEVPTIDVSSKEFYGEGYDDSDKRIPDMTIINRQLGWNPKTSLWDLLESTLTYQHRTYAEAIKQVTSKPVASS; from the exons ATGGCGTCGGCAGCGAGAGTAGATCTGAACGGGAATCCAATCAAACCGATGACAATATGTATGATTGGAGCCGGAGGATTCATAGGTTCACATCTCTGCGACAAATTGATGGAAGAAACACCTCATAAGGTATTAGCAGTAGACGTTTACAACGACAAGATCAAACACCTTCTTGAACCGACTTCCCTACCTTTTGCTGATCGCATCCAGTTCCATCGTATCAACATCAAGAATGATTCCAGACTCGAAGGACTTATCAAGATGGCGGATCTG ACTATAAATCTCGCGGCGATCTGTACTCCGGCGGATTACAATACGCGTCCTCTTGATACAATTTACAGCAATTTCATTGATGCGCTTCCTGTG GTGAAGTACTGTTCAGAAAATAACAAGCGTCTTATTCACTTTTCAACTTGTGAAGTTTATGGCAAAACAATTGGTAGCTTTCTTCCCAAAGATCATCCTCTCCGGCAG GATCCTGCTTATTATGTTCTTTCAGAAGATGAATCTCCATGTATTTTTGGCTCTATTGAGAAGCAGAGGTGGTCATATGCCTGTGCAAAGCAATTGATTGAGAGGCTTATATATG CTGAAGGTGCAGAAAATGGGCTTGAGTTCACAATTGTAAGACCTTTCAACTGGATTGGACCTAGAATGGATTTTATTCCTGGTATTGATGGTCCAAGTGAGGGTGTACCAAGAGTTCTAGCTTGCTTCAGTAAT AATCTTCTAAGACGTCAGCCACTCAAGTTGGTGGATGGCGGTGAATCGCAGAGaacattcatatatatcaaGGATGCTATTGAAGTTGTTCTTTTGATGATT GAAAATTCAGCCAGGGCTAATGGACATATATTCAATGTGGGTAACCCTAACAATGAAGTCACAGTTAGGCAGCTTGCGGAAATGATGACACAG GTTTACTCAAAGGTGAGTGGGGAGGATGCACTTGAAGTTCCCACCATTGATGTGAGTTCAAAGGAATTTTATGGTGAAGGGTATGATGATAGTGACAAGAGGATTCCAGACATGACTATCATCAATAGGCAACTTG GTTGGAACCCTAAGACATCGCTTTGGGACCTGCTTGAATCAACCCTCACATATCAACATAGGACATATGCGGAGGCGATTAAACAGGTTACTTCAAAACCAGTTGCATCAAGTTAA
- the LOC124920260 gene encoding GABA transporter 1, giving the protein MGEETRIVAGGEFIDDKSPELDAGALFVLKSKGSWVHCGYHLTTSIVAPALLSLPFALSLMGWEAGVAFLAIGGLVTFYSYNLLSLVLEHYAQLGHRFIRFRDMAHHILGPKWGRYFVGPIQFMVCYGAVVGCTLLGGQCMKAMYLLSNPNGSIKLFEFVIIFGSFMLILAQIPSFHSLRHINLVSLILSLAYSACATGASIYIGNSSKGPEKDYSLSYNHLDPQSRIFGIFNGIAIIATTFGNGIIPEIQATLAPPVKGKMFKGLCVCYTVVTITYFSVAVSGYWAFGNQTKGLILSNFINNAGEPLVPKWFIFMTNVFTILQLSAVAVVYLQPTNEVLERNFGNAKSGEFSARNIIPRLICRSISVIIATTIAAMLPFFGDINAVIGAFGFLPLDFVLPVIFYNLTFKPSKRSLLFWLNITIAVVFSALGVIAAVAAVRQISLDAKTYRLFANI; this is encoded by the exons ATGGGAGAGGAGACCAGAATAGTCGCCGGTGGTGAATTCATCGACGACAAGTCGCCGGAGCTTGACGCCGGCGCACTCTTTGTTCTCAAATCCAAAG GTTCGTGGGTACACTGTGGATACCACTTAACGACATCGATCGTAGCGCCGGCGTTACTGAGTCTGCCGTTTGCGTTATCGTTAATGGGATGGGAAGCTGGAGTTGCGTTTTTGGCGATTGGAGGTCTCGTTACATTTTATTCATACAATTTACTTTCTTTGGTACTCGAACACTACGCTCAACTCGGTCACCGCTTCATCCGGTTTCGTGACATGGCCCACCACATATtag GGCCAAAATGGGGTCGTTATTTCGTGGGTCCAATTCAATTCATGGTATGTTACGGTGCAGTGGTTGGCTGCACTCTTCTTGGAGGGCAATGCATGAAGGCAATGTATTTGTTATCGAACCCTAATGGTTCGATCAAGTTATTCGAGTTCGTGATAATATTTGGAAGCTTCATGCTGATTTTAGCTCAAATACCGTCTTTTCACTCGCTAAGacatattaatttggtctcttTGATTCTTTCCCTTGCCTATAGTGCATGTGCTACCGGTGCCTCTATTTACATAG GAAATTCATCAAAGGGGCCAGAGAAGGATTACTCCCTAAGCTACAACCACCTAGATCCCCAATCTCGCATTTTCGGGATCTTCAATGGTATTGCCATTATTGCCACCACATTTGGAAATGGAATCATTCCCGAAATTCAG GCGACATTGGCACCCCCGGTTAAAGGAAAGATGTTCAAAGGGCTATGTGTTTGCTACACGGTTGTGACAATTACGTACTTCAGCGTTGCGGTTTCAGGATATTGGGCATTTGGAAATCAAACTAAAGGACTCATCCTAAGCAACTTCATAAACAACGCGGGAGAACCTCTTGTTCCGAAATGGTTCATCTTCATGACCAATGTCTTCACCATCCTTCAACTCTCAGCTGTTGCAGTG GTTTACTTGCAGCCAACCAACGAAGTACTCGAAAGAAACTTCGGGAACGCAAAAAGTGGCGAGTTCTCAGCCAGGAACATCATCCCCAGGTTGATTTGTCGCTCTATTTCCGTCATCATCGCGACAACAATAGCCGCCATGCTTCCCTTCTTTGGAGACATAAACGCGGTAATAGGCGCTTTCGGGTTCTTACCTCTCGACTTTGTTCTACCGGTTATCTTCTACAACTTGACCTTCAAACCATCCAAGAGAAGCCTCCTTTTCTGGCTTAACATTACAATTGCGGTCGTGTTTTCAGCACTAGGAGTCATAGCAGCCGTGGCGGCTGTTAGACAAATCAGTCTCGACGCCAAGACTTATCGCCTATTCGCTAACATATGA
- the LOC124916615 gene encoding glucomannan 4-beta-mannosyltransferase 2-like, which produces MADGFPTIGLLPEKIMDQIGMMWELIKQPLIIPLLWLSVYICLAMSLMLFMERLYMGIVIILVKLFWKKPEQRYNWEPIRDDLEIGNAAFPHVLIQIPMFNEKEVYKISIGAACNLSWPSDRLVIQVLDDSTDPIIKEMVEKECKRWGNKGLNIKYQIRENRGGYKAGALKEGLKHDYVKHCEFVAIFDADFRPEPDYLRRALPFLIHNPNIALVQARWRFVNADECLMTRMQEMSLDYHFTVEQEVGSSTHAFFGFNGTAGVWRIAAINEAGGWKDRTTVEDMDLAVRASLRGWKFIYLGDLQVKSELPSTFRAFRFQQHRWSCGPSNLFRKMVMEIIRNKKVNVWKKIYVIYSFFFVRKIVAHMVTFWFYCLVLPLTILIPEVDVPIWGAIYIPSIITALNSVGTPRSIHLLFYWILFENVMSFHRTKASLIGLLETGRANEWVVTEKLGDVLKNKSKSSIKKSIFKMGDRILVQELCIGAFLFFCGCYDFLYGKHYYFVYLFLQTISFTIMGFGYIGTIVP; this is translated from the exons ATGGCCGACGGATTTCCGACAATAGGGTTGTTGCCGGAGAAGATAATGGATCAAATAGGTATGATGTGGGAGTTAATTAAACAGCCATTGATAATCCCCCTTCTTTGGTTATCCGTTTACATATGTTTAGCCATGTCTCTTATGCTGTTCATGGAAAGACTTTACATGGGAATCGTCATTATACTTGTTAAACTCTTCTGGAAGAAACCAGAACAACGTTATAATTGGGAACCCATTCGTGATGACCTTGAAATCGGCAATGCTGCTTTTCCTCATGTTCTTATCCAAATCCCCATGTTTAATGAAAAAGAG GTATATAAGATCTCCATTGGAGCAGCTTGTAATCTGTCATGGCCATCAGATCGTCTTGTGATTCAAGTACTTGATGATTCGACTGATCCTATAATCAAG GAAATGGTGGAGAAAGAGTGTAAGAGATGGGGGAATAAAGGGTTGAATATAAAGTATCAGATTAGAGAAAACAGGGGAGGTTATAAAGCTGGTGCTCTTAAAGAAGGACTTAAACATGATTATGTTAAACATTGTGAATTTGTTGCAATCTTTGATGCTGATTTTCGACCGGAGCCGGATTATCTCCGACGAGCTTTACCTTTTCTTATTCATAATCCCAATATTGCCCTTGTTCAAGCTAGATGGAGATTTg TGAACGCTGATGAGTGTTTAATGACAAGAATGCAAGAAATGTCATTGGATTATCATTTCACAGTAGAGCAAGAAGTTGGATCTTCAACTCACGCTTTCTTTGGATTCAATg GGACGGCTGGTGTATGGAGAATTGCAGCCATTAATGAAGCAGGTGGATGGAAAGACAGAACAACCGTTGAAGACATGGATCTAGCTGTTCGTGCTTCGTTAAGAGGATGGAAATTCATTTATCTCGGCGATCTTCAAGTTAAAAGCGAACTTCCCAGCACTTTTAGAGCTTTTCGATTTCAACAACACAGATGGTCTTGTGGCCCTTCTAACTTGTTCAGAAAGATGGTCATGGAGATTATTAGAAACAAG AAAGTAAATGTGTGGAAGAAAATCTATGTGATTTACAGCTTCTTTTTCGTTAGAAAGATCGTAGCTCATATGGTTACATTCTGGTTTTACTGTCTTGTTCTTCCTTTAACAATCTTAATCCCTGAAGTTGATGTTCCAATTTGGGGAGCCATTTACATTCCTTCAATCATAACTGCCTTGAATTCAGTAGGAACTCCAAGATCAATTCATCTTCTCTTCTACTGGATTTTGTTCGAGAATGTTATGTCTTTCCATCGCACCAAGGCCTCTTTAATCGGTTTACTTGAAACTGGGAGAGCTAATGAATGGGTTGTAACTGAAAAACTTGGAGATGTTCTCAAGAACAAATCGAAATCCTCCATCAAAAAGTCCATTTTTAAGATGGGCGATAG GATTTTAGTACAAGAGTTGTGCATTGGAGCATTCCTTTTCTTTTGCGGTTGCTATGATTTTCTCTATGGAAAACATTACTACTTCGTGTACCTGTTTCTTCAAACGATCTCATTTACCATCATGGGATTCGGATACATTGGCACGATCGTTCCTTAA